In Phocoena phocoena chromosome 19, mPhoPho1.1, whole genome shotgun sequence, a genomic segment contains:
- the CDC42EP4 gene encoding cdc42 effector protein 4, protein MPILKQLVSSSVHSKRRSRVDLTAEMISAPLGDFRHTMHVGRAGDAFGDTSFLNSKAGELDSESVDEQAAASSKRGLLSRKFRGSKRSQSVSRGDRDHRDVLGPLRDSALFVKNAMSLPQLNEKEAAEKGSSKLPKSLSSSPVRKATGEGGPEEAGPRRNGASAPHSPDPLLDEQAFGDLADLPVVPKASFGLKHAESIMSFHIDLGPSMLGDVLSIMDKGEWEPEEEGEAGCHGDEDPAGGPTQAPPPAAAAPPPARQEGAGGPDLPALPSRALPEEGWAAGAPSPGSARSGGSSHTTRDSSSLSSCASGVLEERSPAFRGPDRARAALPRQPDPEFSFMDEEEEDEIRV, encoded by the coding sequence ATGCCGATCCTCAAGCAGCTGGTGTCCAGCTCCGTGCACTCCAAGCGCCGCTCCCGAGTGGACCTCACGGCCGAGATGATCAGCGCCCCGCTGGGCGACTTCCGCCACACCATGCACGTGGGCCGGGCGGGGGATGCCTTTGGGGACACCTCCTTCCTCAACAGCAAGGCTGGGGAGCTGGACAGTGAGTCCGTGGACGAGCAGGCCGCCGCCTCCTCCAAGCGCGGCCTCCTGTCCCGGAAGTTCCGGGGCAGCAAGAGGTCGCAGTCAGTGAGCAGGGGCGACCGGGATCACAGGGACGTGCTGGGCCCCCTGCGGGACTCGGCCCTCTTCGTCAAGAACGCCATGTCCCTGCCTCAGCTGAACGAGAAGGAGGCCGCCGAGAAGGGCTCCAGCAAGCTgcccaagagcctgtcctccagcCCCGTGAGGAAGGCCACGGGGGAGGGCGGCCCGGAGGAGGCGGGGCCCCGGCGGAATGGGGCCTCCGCCCCCCACTCCCCAGACCCCCTCCTCGACGAGCAGGCCTTCGGGGACCTGGCGGATCTGCCCGTGGTACCCAAGGCCAGCTTTGGGCTGAAGCACGCCGAGTCCATCATGTCCTTCCACATCGACCTGGGGCCCTCCATGCTGGGCGACGTCCTCAGCATCATGGACAAGGGGGAGTGGGAAccggaggaggagggggaggccgGTTGCCATGGTGACGAGGACCCAGCAGGCGGCCCCACCCAGGCTCCCCCGCCGGCGGCGGCAGCCCCTCCCCCGGCGAGGCAGGAAGGAGCGGGGGGCCCGGACCTGCCCGCGCTGCCGTCGCGTGCGCTGCCGGAGGAGGGCTGGGCCGCCGGGGCCCCCAGCCCCGGCTCGGCCCGCAGCGGGGGCAGCAGCCACACCACGCGGGACAGCAGCTCCCTGTCCAGCTGCGCCTCGGGGGTCTTGGAGGAGCGCAGCCCCGCCTTCCGGGGGCCGGACCGGGCCCGGGCCGCTCTCCCGAGGCAGCCGGACCCCGAGTTCTCCTTCAtggacgaggaggaggaggacgagaTCCGAGTGTGA